CGACAACGACTCCGGTTGGCGCATCGACCTGCACGTGGCCACCGCCGGCCTGGTGGAGCGCGCGGTGTCCGCGGTGGTGGAGAAGGCCGAGAGCTACGACCAGCGCTGGTCCGACCACGCCCCGGTGACCGTGACCTACGACGTGTGAGCGTCAGCGCTTCCGGTAGGTCAGGTGCACGATCCCGCCCGGGTGGGGTTCGGCGCGGACCAGGTCGAACCGCTCCGGGCGGAAGTCCCCGTCGAACAGGGGGATCCCGGCTCCGGCGGCGACGGGGTGCAGCTTGATGAGGAGCTCGTCGATCTCCGGGCGCAGCGCCGCCGCCAGCTGCGCGCCGCCGACCAGCCAGATCCCCTTCCCCGGCCGGGCCTTGAGCTCGCGGACCTTCTCGACCGGGTCCGTGGCGACCAGGTGCACCCCGGGGTCCGGGCTCTCGGTGAGGGTCCGCGAGAACACGTAGTGCTCGAGGTGCGCGTAGGCGTTGGTGATGCCCGCGGCGAGGCCGGTCTCGTAGGACCCGCGCCCCTCGACGACGGTGTCGAACCGCGCGGGCTCGGCGTCGGCGATGCCGAGCGGCTCGCGCAGGTGCGTGGGCACGATCTCCGGCAGCCCGGCGAGGACGTGCGGCAGGTACTCGGGTGGAGGCGCCAGGAGCCCGCTGGTGCTCGGGTCGCTGCGGTCGGGTTCGGCGATGAAGCCGTCGATCGTGGTGGCGACGCAGTAGGTGAGTGCGCGCACGGGTCCTCCTGGTGTCCTCGGAGCGCGGGCGGGTCGGGTGGACGACACCGCTGGTGGGGACCCGGGGCCGTCCAGGACGGGATCATGCCCCGGACCGGCGGTTCCCGGTAGTGTCCACTGTGGATCGCCAGTGGTCGCCGCGTCCGGCTTCCCCGCGCGATGACCGGGCTCGTGGTGACCCCCGAGCTCCTCGACGGACCGCTCCCTCGCGACCTGATCAGCGGGCGATCAGGTCGTTCAGCGGGGTGTCCGGGTCGGCCAGCGCCGCCGTGTCCACCGTGGTCCCCGAGGTGATCAGCGTCCCGAGCTGCTCCTGGACGTCCCAGACGTTGACGTTCATGCCCGCCAGGACCCGGCCGCCGTCCAGCCAGAACGCGATGAACTCGCGGGCCTCGACGTCACCGCGGAAGACCACCTGGTCGTACCCGCCCGGCTCGACGTGGCCGAGGAACTCCATGCCGATGCCGCCCGCGCCCGGGTCGTACTGGTCGGTGAAGAAGTAGGGCAGCTCCGAGTACGCGACGTCGCGCCCGAGCATCGCCGCCGCCGCGGTGGTCGGCTGGTTCAGCGCGTTCGCCCAGTGCTCCACGCGGATCTGCTTGCCCAGCAACGGGTTGAAGGCGTTGGCCACGTCCCCGGCCGCCACGATGTTCGGGTCCGGTGTGCGCAGCGTGGCGTCCACCAGGACGCCG
This region of Saccharopolyspora hordei genomic DNA includes:
- a CDS encoding dihydrofolate reductase family protein, producing MRALTYCVATTIDGFIAEPDRSDPSTSGLLAPPPEYLPHVLAGLPEIVPTHLREPLGIADAEPARFDTVVEGRGSYETGLAAGITNAYAHLEHYVFSRTLTESPDPGVHLVATDPVEKVRELKARPGKGIWLVGGAQLAAALRPEIDELLIKLHPVAAGAGIPLFDGDFRPERFDLVRAEPHPGGIVHLTYRKR